In Leifsonia sp. AK011, the genomic stretch CGGTGGCTTCTGGGTGGACCCGCCCGGCGACGGATGCGCGGTCCCCGACAACTACGGGGATGACGGCGCCGACGTCTACTACACCTGCCACTGGTATGACACGACGGTGAGTGAGGCGCGAATCACGACCTACCTGGGCATCGCGAACGGTCAGATCCCGGCATCCGCCTACTACGGCACCTACCGCACGATGCCCGACCAGGCCTGCGACTTCGGCTGGCAGGAGCAGAAGCCCGAGGGCGAGACACGCGAGTACCTCGGCGTGAGTGTCTACGAGGGAACCTACGAGTACGCGGGCATGCGGCTCGTGCCGTCGTGGGGTGGCTCGATGTTCGAGGCGCTCATGCCCGACCTCTTCGTGCCCGAGGCCCAGTGGGGCCCGAACTCGTGGGGCGTCAACCACCCCGCGACGGTCGAGGCCCAGCGCTGGCACGGTATGGAGGAGGCCGACTACGGCTACTGGGGCTTCTCACCCGCGAGCGACCCGTTCGCCGGGTACCGCGAGTACGGGGTCGAGGCTCTCGGCATCAGCTCGGACGGCTACGCGAGCGACGCGGAGTCGACCGATGTCGACTACGGGTACGAGGGATGCCGCGACGCAACCAACCCGACGCCCGAGTACGGCGACGGTGTGGTCACCCCGCACGCCTCGTTCCTTGCGCTGCCCTACGACCGGGATGCCGTACTCGCCAATCTCGCTGGCCTTGAGTCGAACTTCGACTCGTATGGGGCCGGTGGTTTCTACGATGCGATCGCGGTAGGAAGTGGAACGGTGGCTGACCGCTACCTCTCCCTCGACCAGTCGATGATCATGGCGGCGATCGGCAACGACCTGCTCGACGACAAGCTCAAGAGGTACTTCGTGGACCGGTCGTTCGAGAAGGCCGTGCGGCCGCTCATCGAGGCCCAGGACTTCGGCAGCGTCATCCCGTAACTCAACCCCCGCGAGAAGCCACTTTCTGCCAGTTTTCCGGCCGGAAGCCCCGGAAAGTGGCTTCTCGCGAGTGGATGCGACGGGCTTATAGCCGATTCGCCAGAAATGGTCAAGGAATTACTTGCATAGGCGCGTCGTTGTGTCCTATAGTTGTTCTTTGCGCTCCCAGATCACCCATGCCGTCATATTGTGGACAGCTGGCGCGCCCCGAGTATAGCGGCGGGGCAGATCTCCTTGGGTACTGGTGAGCATTTCATTACCGACCGTCACTGTATGACATACGGGTCCTGACCAGGCCCACGGAGGTTAGTTCCTTGGCTGCTGCGCGCACCACGTCCACCAAGAAGTCCCCGAAGAATGGCCGGAACGCATCCCGCCTGTCCTTCGCGAAAATCACCGACACCCTGACCGTTCCCGATCTGCTCGCACTGCAGACCGAGAGCTTCGACTGGCTCGTCGGCAACGATGCCTGGAAGGAGCGGGTCGCAGCCGGAGAAGCCGCCGGTCGTACCGACCTCGCCACTCGCAGCGGCCTCGAGGAGATCTTCGAGGAGATCTCCCCGATCGAGGACCTCGGCGAGACCATGCAGCTGTCGTTCGCCGAGCCGGAGCTCGAAGAGCCCAAGTACACGATCGACGAGTGCAAGGAGCGCGGCAAGACGTTCGCTGCTCCGCTCTACGTGAACGCCGAGTTCATGAACCACCTCACGGGTGAGATCAAGACCCAGACCGTCTTCATGGGTGACTTCCCCCTCATGACGGAGAAGGGCACGTTCATCATCAACGGCACCGAGCGTGTCGTCGTCTCCCAGCTCGTGCGTTCGCCCGGTGTCTACTTCGACCGCACCCCCGAGAAGCTGTCCGACAAGGACATCTACTCCGCGCGCATCATCCCGAGCCGTGGCGCATGGCTCGAGTTCGAGATCGACAAGCGTGACCAGGTCGGCGTTCGCATCGACCGCAAGCGCAAGCAGTCGGTCACCGTGTTCCTCAAGGCCCTGGGCCTCACGAGCGAGCAGATCCTCGAGGAGTTCAAGGGCTTCCCGTCGATCGAGCTGACCCTCGAGAAGGACGCCATCCTCACGAAGGAAGAGGCGCTCAAGGACATCTACCGCAAGCTCCGCCCGGGCGAGCAGGTTGCCGCGGAGGCCGCACGTGCGCTCCTCGACAACTTCTACTTCAACCCGAAGCGCTACGACCTCGCGAAGGTCGGTCGTTACAAGATCAACCGCAAGCTGGGTCTCGACGCCGACATCAAGGAGTCGGTGCTCACCGTCGAGGACATCATCGCGACGATCAAGTACCTCGTCTCGCTGCACGACACGTCCTCGCCGTTCGTTTCGACGGGTGAGAATGGCGCGGTCACCATCAAGGGTGTTCGCGACGGCAAGAAGGTGGATGTTCGCCTCGACGTCGATGACATCGACCACTTCGGCAACCGTCGTATCCGTGCCGTGGGTGAGCTCATCCAGAACCAGGTCCGTACCGGTCTGTCCCGCATGGAGCGCGTCGTTCGCGAGCGCATGACCACGCAGGACATCGAGGCCATCACGCCGCAGACGCTCATCAACGTGCGTCCCGTCGTCGCCGCGATCAAGGAGTTCTTCGGAACCTCCCAGCTCTCGCAGTTCATGGACCAGAACAACCCGCTCGCGGGTCTCACCCACAAGCGTCGTCTCTCGGCGCTCGGCCCGGGTGGTCTGTCCCGTGAGCGCGCAGGCGTCGAGGTCCGTGACGTTCACCCGTCGCACTACGGCCGCATGTGCCCCATCGAGACCCCGGAAGGCCCGAACATCGGTCTGATCGGTTCGCTCGCATCGTTCGCACGCATCAACGCGTTCGGTTTCATCGAGACCCCGTACCGCAAGGTCGTGAACGGCAAGGTCACGTCGACCATCGACTACCTGACCGCGAGCGAGGAGGACGACTTCGTCGTCGCCCAGGCAAACGCACCGCTCACCGCGGACAGCAAGTTCGCCGAGTCCCACGTGCTCGCCCGTAAGAAGGGTGACGAGGTCGACCTCGTTCCGGTCGAGTCCGTCGGGTACATGGACGTCTCGCCCCGCCAGATGGTGTCGGTCGCGACATCCCTCATCCCGTTCCTCGAGCACGACGACGCGAACCGCGCACTCATGGGTGCCAACATGCAGCGTCAGGCTGTTCCGCTGCTGCGCAGCGAGTCGCCGCTCGTCGGAACCGGTATGGAGGGCTTTGCGGCCATCGACGCCGGTGACGTGCTCACGGCAGACAAGGCCGGCGTCATCTCCGAGGTGTCGGCGGATGTCGTCACGGTGCAGCTCGACGAGGGCGGCACCCAGGACTACTACCTCCGCAAGTTCGACCGCTCCAACCAGGGCACGAGTTACAACCACCGTGTGATCGTGAGCGCGGGTGAGCGCGTCGAGGCCGGTCAGGTCATCGCCGACGGCCCCGCGACGGAGAACGGTGAGCTCGCACTCGGAAAGAACCTCCTCGTGGCCTTCATGACCTGGGAGGGTCACAACTTCGAGGACGCGATCATCCTGTCCCAGAACCTCGTGAAGGACGACGTTCTCTCGTCGATCCACATCGAGGAGTACGAGGTGGATGCCCGTGACACCAAGCTCGGCAAGGAGGAGATCACCCGTGACCTCCCCAACGTGAGCCCTGAGCTCCTCGCCGACCTGGACGAGCGCGGAATCATCCGCATCGGTGCAGAGGTTCGCCCCGGCGACATCCTCGTCGGCAAGGTCACGCCGAAGGGTGAGACCGAGCTCTCCGCAGAGGAGCGCCTGCTGCGCGCGATCTTCAACGAGAAGAGCCGCGAGGTGCGTGACACCTCGCTCAAGGTTCCTCACGGTGAAGAGGGCACGATCATCGCGGTCAAGGAGTTCAACGCGGACAACGACGACGAGCTCGGCTCGGGCGTCAACCAGCGCGTCGTGGTCTACATCGCCCAGAAGCGCAAGATCACCGCTGGTGACAAGCTCGCAGGCCGCCACGGCAACAAGGGTGTTATCTCAAAGATCCTGCCGGTGGAGGACATGCCGTTCCTCGCCGACGGAACCCCGGTCGACATCATCCTCAACCCGCTCGGTATCCCCGGTCGAATGAACTTCGGCCAGGTGCTGGAGACCCACCTCGGTTGGGTCGCCAAGCAGGGCTGGGAGGTCGAGGGCAACCCCGAGTGGGCCGCCCAGCTGCCGGAGTCCGCTCGCAGTGCCGCCCCCGGCACCAAGGTTGCGACCCCCGTGTTCGACGGTGCGCTCGAGGAGGAGATCGCAGGTCTCCTCGACTCGACCACCCTCACGCGTGACGGCGAGCGCCTGATCGACTCCTCCGGAAAGACGCGTCTGTTCGACGGTCGCTCCGGTGAGCCGTTCCCGGCGCCGGTCTCGGTCGGTTACATGTACATCCTGAAGCTCCACCACCTGGTGGACGACAAGATCCACGCTCGCTCGACGGGCCCCTACTCGATGATCACCCAGCAGCCGCTCGGTGGTAAGGCGCAGTTCGGTGGCCAGCGATTCGGTGAGATGGAGGTCTGGGCGCTCGAGGCATACGGTGCCGCGTACGCGCTCCAGGAGCTCCTCACGATCAAGTCGGACGACATCCTCGGTCGCGTCAAGGTGTACGAGGCCATCGTCAAGGGTGAGAACATCCAGGAGCCGGGCATCCCGGAGTCCTTCAAGGTGCTCATCAAGGAGATGCAGTCGCTGTGCCTGAACGTCGAGGTTCTCTCGGCTGACGGCTCGACCGTCAACCTGCGGGACACGGATGACGAGGTCTTCCGTGCCGCGGAGGAGCTCGGCATCAACATCTCCACGCGCTTCGAGTCCTCGTCGATCGACGAGATCTAAGCCCCGCCACCGATACGACTACTTCAGTTTTCGAAGAGAGAAGAAAAATTGCTCGACGTTCACGCGTTTGACGAGATCAAGATCGGCCTGGCTACAGCGGATGACATTCGCAAGTGGTCGCACGGCGAGGTCAAGAAGCCCGAAACCATCAACTACCGCACCCTCAAGCCCGAGAAGGACGGCCTCTTCGGAGAGCAGATCTTCGGGCCGTCCCGTGACTGGGAGTGCTCGTGCGGTAAGTACAAGCGAGTCCGCTTCAAGGGCATCGTGTGCGAGCGCTGCGGCGTGGAGGTCACCAAGTCCTCCGTCCGTCGTGAGCGCATGGGCCACATCGAGCTCGCTGCTCCCGTTACCCACATCTGGTACTTCAAGGGTGTTCCGAGCCGCCTCGGTTACCTCCTCGACATGGCGCCGAAGGACCTCGAGAAGGTCATCTACTTCGCCGCGTACATGATCATCTCGGTGGACGAGGACCTGCGTCACGCAGAGCTCCCCGCCCGCGAGAAGGAGATCCTCCTCGAGATCAAGACCCTCGAGAACGAGCGCGACTCTCGCATCGCCGACCGTCTCGCGCGCCTCGAGCAGGACCTCGCGGCCCTCGAGGCCGAGGGTGCCAAGGCAGACCAGAAGCGTCGCACCAAGGACGGCGCCGAGAAGGAGATGGGCCAGATCCGCAAGTCGTTCGACGAGCAGATCGCCCAGCTCGAGCGTGTGTGGGATGACTTCCGCAACCTCAAGGTCGGCGACCTGAAGCCCGAGGACTCGGTGTTCCAGGACCTGCAGGACCGCTTCGGCGACTACTTCGAGGCCCACATGGGTGCCGAGGCGATCCAGAAGCGCCTCCAGGCCTTCGACCTCGCCGCGGAGAGCGAGAAGCTGCACGACGAGATCGCCAACGGCAAGGGTCAGAAGAAGATCCGCGCCATCAAGCGCCTCCGTGTCGTCAACTCCTTCCTGCAGACCGGCAACTCGCCGGCAGCCATGGTGCTCGAGGTCGTTCCGGTCATCCCGCCGGAGCTGCGCCCGATGGTGCAGCTCGACGGTGGCCGCTTCGCGACCTCCGACCTCAACGACCTCTACCGTCGTGTGATCAACCGCAACAACCGCCTGCGTCGCCTGCTCGACCTCGGTGCTCCCGAGATCATCGTGAACAACGAGAAGCGCATGCTGCAGGAGGCCGTTGACGCGCTGTTCGACAACGGTCGTCGTGGACGCCCCGTCACAGGTACCGGCAACCGCGCCCTCAAGTCCCTGAGCGACATGCTCAAGGGAAAGCAGGGTCGTTTCCGCCAGAACCTGCTCGGAAAGCGCGTCGACTACTCCGGTCGTTCGGTCATCATCGTCGGCCCGCAGCTCAAGCTCCACCAGTGCGGTCTGCCCAAGCAGATGGCACTCGAGCTGTTCAAGCCGTTCGTGATCAAGCGCCTCATCGACCTCAGCCACGCTCAGAACATCAAGAGCGCCAAGCGCATGGTCGAGCGTTCGCGCCCGCAGGTGTGGGACGTGCTCGAGGAGATCATCCGCGAGCGCCCCGTTCTGCTGAACCGCGCACCCACCCTTCACCGCCTGGGCATCCAGGCGTTCGAGCCGCAGCTCGTCGAGGGCAAGGCCATCCAGCTCCACCCGCTCGTGTGTGCAGCGTTCAACGCTGACTTCGACGGTGACCAGATGGCCGTGCACCTTCCGCTGTCGGTGGAGGCCCAGGCTGAGGCCCGCGTGCTCATGCTCGCGAGCAACAACATCCTGAAGCCGTCCGACGGTCGCCCGGTGACCCTGCCCACGCAGGACATGATCATCGGCCTGCACCACCTGACCACGGTCAAGGAGGGTGCAACCGGTGAGGGCCGCGCGTTCTCGTCGATCGCCGAGGCGATCCTCGCGTTCGACCAGCACACGCTCGACCTCAACGCGATGGTTCGCATCCGTCTCGACGGCCTGTACTTCGCCGAGGGCGCCGCGCCCGAGGGCTTCGTGCAGGGCAAGACGCAGCTGCTCCAGACCACGCTCGGCCGCGCACTCTTCAACGAGGCGCTCCCGACGGACTACCCGTACGTTGAGGCCGTGGCCGACAAGGGCCAGCTCTCGGCGATCGTCAACGATCTCGCCGAGCGTTACCCCAAGGTCGAGGTTGCTGCAGCTCTCGACCGGATCAAGGATGCCGGTTTCCACTGGGCAACCCGTTCCGGTGTGACCGTGGCGCTCTCCGACATCGTGACCCCGCCGAACAAGCCGCAGATCATCGCGAGCTACGAGAAGCAGGCCGCGAAGGTCCAGGACCAGTTCGACAAGGGTCTGACGACCAACGCCGAGCGTCGCCAGGAGCTCATCGAGATCTGGAACAAGGCCACCGCAGAGGTCGCCACCGCCATGCAGGAGAACTTCGCCGTTGATAACAACATCAACCGCATGGTCTCCTCCGGTGCACGTGGTAACTGGATGCAGGTCCGACAGATCGCCGGTATGCGTGGTCTGGTGTCGAACCCGAAGGGTGAGATCATCCCTCGCCCGATCGTGCACTCCTACAAGGAGGGCCTGACCGTGGCCGAGTACTTCATCTCGACTCACGGTGCCCGTAAGGGTCTGGCCGACACCGCACTTCGTACCGCCGACTCGGGTTACCTCACGCGTCGCCTCGTCGATGTCTCGCAGGATGTCATCATCCGCGAGGACGACTGTGGCACGTCGAAGGGTCTCGACATGCCGATCGCAGCTCAGGACGCCGATGGCACCTGGGTGCTCGACTCCAACGTCGAGAACTCCGTCTACGCCCGCAGCCTCGCCGCGGACGCCGTTGACGACAAGGGCACGGTCATTGCGGCCGCTGGCTCCGACGTCGGTGACGTGCTCCTCGACACGCTGCTCGCCGCTGGTGTGCACAACATCAAGGTGCGCTCGGTGCTCACGTGTGAGTCCGCCGTCGGTGTGTGCGCGGTCTGCTACGGCCGTTCGCTCGCGACCGGCCTGCTCGTCGACATCGGCGAGGCCGTCGGTATCATCGCGGCCCAGTCGATCGGTGAGCCCGGAACCCAGCTGACGATGCGTACCTTCCACACCGGTGGTGTGGCATCGGCGGATGACATCACCCAGGGTCTGCCCCGTGTGACCGAGCTCTTCGAGGCTCGTACGCCGAAGACCGCTTCCCCGATCGCCGAGGCCGCTGGTCGCGTCACGATCGAGGACACGGACCGCACGCGCAAGATCATCCTCACGCCGGACAACGGCGACGAGCCGATCGCGTACCCGGTGCTTCGTCGTGCAACCCTCCTCGTCGAGGACGGCCAGCACGTCGAGCTCGGCCAGCAGTTCCACGTCGGAAACCTCGACCCGAAGGAAGTTCTTCGCGTCAAGGGTGTCCGTGCGGTGCAGCAGCACCTCGTGGATGGCGTGCAGGGCGTCTACCGCTCGCAGGGTGTGCCGATTCACGACAAGCACATCGAGGTCATCGTCCGCCAGATGCTCCGCAAGGTCACCGTCGTCGACCACGGCGACACCGACCTGCTGCCCGGTGAGCTCGTTGACCGTCAGAAGTACAACGAGATCAACCGCTCGACGCTGACCGAGGGCAAGAAGACCGCCTCGGCTCGCCAGGAGGTCATGGGTATCACGAAGGCGTCGCTCGCGACGGAGTCGTGGCTGTCGGCCGCATCATTCCAGGAGACCACGCGTGTTCTCACGCAGGCCGCCATGGAGGGCAAGTCCGACCCGCTGATGGGCCTCAAGGAGAACGTCATCATCGGAAAGCTCATCCCGGCGGGCACGGGTCTCCCGCGCTACCGCGATGTGTCGGTCGAGGCGACCGAGGAGGCTCGGGCCGAGCGTTACCCGAACCGCATCTTCGCCGACGACCTCGGTGTGAGCGAGTCCGACCTGAGCTTCGTCGACTTCGACAGCTTCAGCTCCGACGACTTCACGCCCGGCACGTACAGCTGATTCGCGCGCGGGGCGAGAGCCCCGCGCCGGATCAGGTTGAGCGGCCGCCCCTGCCGGGTGGCCTGTCGAAACCTCAGAGCATTAAGTAGGAAAGGCCCCGTCACCGAGCGTGACGGGGCCTTTCCTGTGTCCGCGCCGGTCCGAGCTCAGGATGCCGCCGGCTCCAGCACCACCCGGTGCTCCTGCTCCGTTCCGCTGTCGCTCAGGATCGTGGCGGCCTCGGAACGCCCGGAGGGCAGCAGGCGCGCGACCACCCGGCCCGCGGTGGCCGCGCCCAGCGCCTCGACCAGCTCGCTTGTGATGGCGGCGAGGGTCGTGGCATCCGGGACATCGGGGTAGCGGTCGTCGAGGAGCACGACCTGCACCCCGCGCTTGCGTGCGGCCCTCGCCGCAGAAACGACAGCGGGCACCGTCAGCGCGCGGGCACGCAACCCGTCGCGCAGCTCCGCCTCGGCGACCGCGAACTCCAGTCGGTCGGCCTCGGTCAGAGGCGTTCCGTCCACGAGGCGGGCGAGCAGCGGGGTCGCGATCGCGTCGAGCTCCTGCAGGCGCGCGTTGCGTTCGTCGGTGCTCGCAAGCTGTGCGGCCTCGACGACGGCGCGGTTGGACGTCTTCTCGGTCAACCGCGCGATGGTCGCGGTCGTGCGCCGGAGTCCCACGGTGAAGAGGGTCCCCACAAGAAGGATCGGGAGTTGTTTGCCGACCAGCAGGAGCGCCGTCAGGGTTCCGAAATCGGTCGTGGAGCCCCAGAACACGATCACCAGGGACTGGGCCACGAAACCGACCCACGCAATGCCGAGCCGACCACGCAGTCCGATGAAGAACATCGTCACGGTTCCCGCACCGTAGTACCACTGCGAGTGCCCGCCCGCCTGCTCGAGCTGCCACGAGATGAGGAATGCCACGGCGACCCACGCGATCACGGCGATGAGTGCGGTCGAACGGTGCAGGGGCTCCGCGGAGTCGAACATGAGCAGGAAGCCAACACCGACCAGCACCCCCAGTCCGACGAGCGTCGGCCAGGGGGATACCACTTCACCGATGCTCCAGATGGCCAAGACCGCACTCGTCGCGACGTAGGCCCACAGGAGGATGTGGGTACCCCTGCCTGTGAGGGCGACTTGGTCGAGGCGGGTCGTGCTCACGACTCGCTCCAGGTGAGGGTGACCAGCGTTCCGCGACCCCTCTCGGAGATCACCGTCGCGTGCCCACCGGGAATGGCGGCGAGGCGGCCGCGAATGCTGACGGGGATCCCGAGGCGATGCGGCGCGACCTCGTGGGCGTCGAAGCCCGGACCGTTGTCGCGCACACGCACCTCGATGACGCCGGGGGAGAAACGAACAGTCACCTGACGCAGCGCCCCGGGGGCGTGGGTGACGCTGTTGCGCGCGGCCTCCGAGGTCGCCTCGGCGAAGGCGGCCGCGACCTCACCAGGCACATCGAGTTCACGTACTCCGTGAGCCGAGAAGTCCACATCGATCGAGGCCTCGAGCACGACGGATCGGATGCGCGACACGAACTCGGTCGGGGTGACACCGGTCGTGACATCCGTTCGCCCGTTGCGCAGCATCTCCAACTCGGCGAGGGCCGCCGTGGCCTGTCGTTTCAGCGGCGCTTCGAGCTGGGCGTCCCCGCGCGACGCGTAGTACAGCGTGTTCATGACCTCGTCGTGCACGAGGGCGTCGAGACGGGCCTGCTCCTGCGCTCTCGCGGTGGCGGCGGCCGAGCGCGCCGCCGCCACGCGCAGCGCGCTGGTGGCGGCGTCGACCGCCGCGGCATTGCGCATGGCGGCGATCGCGAGAGCGGTGAACAGTCCACCGAGAATCAGCGTGAGGACCGCGTACTGCAGCGGAACATCCCAGCCGTCCTCGCTGCGCGTGAGCCAGCGCAGCGGGGCCTCGAGCACCGACAGCAGGAGCAGGTACGCCCAAGCCGCTGCCGTGTCCCAGGCCACGACCGCACTGACCGCACCGATCGCGGCCATCTCGAGTAGCCACGGGCTCACGCCATCGGGGAACGGCAGCGGGCCGAGAGCCGGAATCATCGCCACCTGGGTCAGAACGAAGAGCGTCGCGTAGGCGCCATGGGCGAAGCGGATGACCCGGAGCCCTGAGGTCATGGTGATGACGGTGAGCACGAGGTACCCGCCGTAGATCACGCACACCGCCACGAGGGTGAATGGCGGCGTCAGATATGCCATGCCACCGAGGATTGAGCCGAGCGAGATGATGCCGAGGATCAGGGCACCGACGCCGGTGATGACCGTGATGGTGCGCGCCACGCGCACGGTGGCGCTCGTGCGATCGGACGGTTCGGTCACGACGATGCTGGCGGTCACGGTCGATGCTCGCGTCAGGACTCGGGGGAGGGGAGGATGCCGTCCTCGACCGCGCGCTTATAGAGGTCGACCTTCGTGTGGGCGGGGCGCCCCGCCATCGCGTACTTGTGGCGGATCCTCCGCACGTACTCCGCGACGGTGCCCGAGGAGAGGCCGGCCCGGTGGGCGACGGTGACGGACTTGTCGCCAGCCGCGTACAGGGCGAGCACCTCGCGCTCCTTCGGGCTAAGACCCGCGGACGACAGGTTGGGATCGGCGTCCAGCGCGGCAGCCCACTCGGTCGTCGCAACGGTTGCGCCGCGGGCGGCCGCGCGCACCGCGTCGATGATCGTCTCGCGGGCCTCGGACTTGCGCACGATGCCGAGCACCCCGCCGCGTGAGGCGGCCCGCAACTCGGCGGCGTTGTCTGCTGCGGTGAACGCAAGCACTCTGGCGCCGGCCTCGAGCAGCACGGCGAGGTTGTGGGCCACCGTCGAGCCGTCGGAGAGGCGGATGTCGAGCACGACCAGGTCGAGGGTGGGAACGAGCGGGAGGATGTCATCCACGCTCGTCGCCGAACGTACGAGCACGATGTCGTCCTGGTCCTGCAGGAGGGACGCGAAACCGAGCTGCACCGTCTCGTGGTCGTCGACGTGCGCGATGCGCAGCTGGTGACCCTCCGTGCTCTCGCTCATCTCTCCTCCGTGCGGCCGTTGGACTCTCCTGAGAATGCCACGAATCGGGGGATGGTGTGACGTCGCACGAGGCCAACCCCCCAAACGGGTGTCAGTGAAAACAACGACTGATACACCGTTCTGTCCACTGCCACGATGAAACTACCCGAAGAGCTACGGAGCCGTCCCGTGAACCGAACCGCAATTGATGACCTTCTGGGCGGCATCCTGTCCGGGTGGTGCGAGTCCGTGGCGGACTGGACGCCTCCCGGGCAGGGTTCATCCAGCACGTGCATGACATGCCCCACGTCGATCCTTGCCGGCCAGATGGATGTCATGGCCTGGCCGCACGAGGTGGTGCACCAGCTTGCGGCATCCCTCGACATCGCCGCCGATGAGATCTACCTCCACCTCGACGAGCAGCCCATCGACGGGGTGAACTACGGTTCGAGTCCCGACTGCGTTCGCCGCTACGTCGCGGACACCGTGCGGGCCCGGCTCGACGACCTCGTCGATGTTCTCGTCGAGTGTGTGGAGCCAAGACTTGTCGACTTCACCGCCCGTGAGGTCGAGAGAGTGCTCGCGCGGGTTGGTTCCTGAGGTGGCCTGAATCCCCCCGAAGCAGGCCTGACCCCCCGGTTGCGGGGGTGACAGGGACCAACTCGCGCGGTTAGCTAGAGAGGTCGCTATCGCTGGGGGGTGAACTCGTGGCGTCTCTCGCTGAGATTCTCATCCTGCACGGGATCATGCCGATCGAGAGCATCGATATCGGTCTTGACGATGATGCTCTCGTCGCCGACCTCATGGATCGCGGACGCATCTCCACCGCGCAGGTCGCTGCAGCGCGCGCAGCCCAGGCAGGGATGCCGTTCGTCGAGCTCCTCGACTACCCCGTGGACGCTCGTGCGGTTGGAGTCGTCCCGGCGGCGCTGTGTCGGCGGTACGACGTCCTGCCGG encodes the following:
- a CDS encoding glucoamylase family protein: MPSRYRPFLSGAAILAAATLVLSPSVAFAGPHHGTDPGDATLLRYAEDTWASLDAMTDPTTGLASDNISGDLSVAGEYTSPTNIGGYLWSTVIARDLGIISKKDAKRRLTTTLATLGSMERHEPSGMYYNWYSPSDASKLTTWPDSGDVVYPFLSTVDNGWLAAALRVVAKSDPSLRHRAMDLYDSMDFGWFHDLNAREGVTLNRGGFWVDPPGDGCAVPDNYGDDGADVYYTCHWYDTTVSEARITTYLGIANGQIPASAYYGTYRTMPDQACDFGWQEQKPEGETREYLGVSVYEGTYEYAGMRLVPSWGGSMFEALMPDLFVPEAQWGPNSWGVNHPATVEAQRWHGMEEADYGYWGFSPASDPFAGYREYGVEALGISSDGYASDAESTDVDYGYEGCRDATNPTPEYGDGVVTPHASFLALPYDRDAVLANLAGLESNFDSYGAGGFYDAIAVGSGTVADRYLSLDQSMIMAAIGNDLLDDKLKRYFVDRSFEKAVRPLIEAQDFGSVIP
- a CDS encoding DNA-directed RNA polymerase subunit beta'; protein product: MLDVHAFDEIKIGLATADDIRKWSHGEVKKPETINYRTLKPEKDGLFGEQIFGPSRDWECSCGKYKRVRFKGIVCERCGVEVTKSSVRRERMGHIELAAPVTHIWYFKGVPSRLGYLLDMAPKDLEKVIYFAAYMIISVDEDLRHAELPAREKEILLEIKTLENERDSRIADRLARLEQDLAALEAEGAKADQKRRTKDGAEKEMGQIRKSFDEQIAQLERVWDDFRNLKVGDLKPEDSVFQDLQDRFGDYFEAHMGAEAIQKRLQAFDLAAESEKLHDEIANGKGQKKIRAIKRLRVVNSFLQTGNSPAAMVLEVVPVIPPELRPMVQLDGGRFATSDLNDLYRRVINRNNRLRRLLDLGAPEIIVNNEKRMLQEAVDALFDNGRRGRPVTGTGNRALKSLSDMLKGKQGRFRQNLLGKRVDYSGRSVIIVGPQLKLHQCGLPKQMALELFKPFVIKRLIDLSHAQNIKSAKRMVERSRPQVWDVLEEIIRERPVLLNRAPTLHRLGIQAFEPQLVEGKAIQLHPLVCAAFNADFDGDQMAVHLPLSVEAQAEARVLMLASNNILKPSDGRPVTLPTQDMIIGLHHLTTVKEGATGEGRAFSSIAEAILAFDQHTLDLNAMVRIRLDGLYFAEGAAPEGFVQGKTQLLQTTLGRALFNEALPTDYPYVEAVADKGQLSAIVNDLAERYPKVEVAAALDRIKDAGFHWATRSGVTVALSDIVTPPNKPQIIASYEKQAAKVQDQFDKGLTTNAERRQELIEIWNKATAEVATAMQENFAVDNNINRMVSSGARGNWMQVRQIAGMRGLVSNPKGEIIPRPIVHSYKEGLTVAEYFISTHGARKGLADTALRTADSGYLTRRLVDVSQDVIIREDDCGTSKGLDMPIAAQDADGTWVLDSNVENSVYARSLAADAVDDKGTVIAAAGSDVGDVLLDTLLAAGVHNIKVRSVLTCESAVGVCAVCYGRSLATGLLVDIGEAVGIIAAQSIGEPGTQLTMRTFHTGGVASADDITQGLPRVTELFEARTPKTASPIAEAAGRVTIEDTDRTRKIILTPDNGDEPIAYPVLRRATLLVEDGQHVELGQQFHVGNLDPKEVLRVKGVRAVQQHLVDGVQGVYRSQGVPIHDKHIEVIVRQMLRKVTVVDHGDTDLLPGELVDRQKYNEINRSTLTEGKKTASARQEVMGITKASLATESWLSAASFQETTRVLTQAAMEGKSDPLMGLKENVIIGKLIPAGTGLPRYRDVSVEATEEARAERYPNRIFADDLGVSESDLSFVDFDSFSSDDFTPGTYS
- the rpoB gene encoding DNA-directed RNA polymerase subunit beta, giving the protein MAAARTTSTKKSPKNGRNASRLSFAKITDTLTVPDLLALQTESFDWLVGNDAWKERVAAGEAAGRTDLATRSGLEEIFEEISPIEDLGETMQLSFAEPELEEPKYTIDECKERGKTFAAPLYVNAEFMNHLTGEIKTQTVFMGDFPLMTEKGTFIINGTERVVVSQLVRSPGVYFDRTPEKLSDKDIYSARIIPSRGAWLEFEIDKRDQVGVRIDRKRKQSVTVFLKALGLTSEQILEEFKGFPSIELTLEKDAILTKEEALKDIYRKLRPGEQVAAEAARALLDNFYFNPKRYDLAKVGRYKINRKLGLDADIKESVLTVEDIIATIKYLVSLHDTSSPFVSTGENGAVTIKGVRDGKKVDVRLDVDDIDHFGNRRIRAVGELIQNQVRTGLSRMERVVRERMTTQDIEAITPQTLINVRPVVAAIKEFFGTSQLSQFMDQNNPLAGLTHKRRLSALGPGGLSRERAGVEVRDVHPSHYGRMCPIETPEGPNIGLIGSLASFARINAFGFIETPYRKVVNGKVTSTIDYLTASEEDDFVVAQANAPLTADSKFAESHVLARKKGDEVDLVPVESVGYMDVSPRQMVSVATSLIPFLEHDDANRALMGANMQRQAVPLLRSESPLVGTGMEGFAAIDAGDVLTADKAGVISEVSADVVTVQLDEGGTQDYYLRKFDRSNQGTSYNHRVIVSAGERVEAGQVIADGPATENGELALGKNLLVAFMTWEGHNFEDAIILSQNLVKDDVLSSIHIEEYEVDARDTKLGKEEITRDLPNVSPELLADLDERGIIRIGAEVRPGDILVGKVTPKGETELSAEERLLRAIFNEKSREVRDTSLKVPHGEEGTIIAVKEFNADNDDELGSGVNQRVVVYIAQKRKITAGDKLAGRHGNKGVISKILPVEDMPFLADGTPVDIILNPLGIPGRMNFGQVLETHLGWVAKQGWEVEGNPEWAAQLPESARSAAPGTKVATPVFDGALEEEIAGLLDSTTLTRDGERLIDSSGKTRLFDGRSGEPFPAPVSVGYMYILKLHHLVDDKIHARSTGPYSMITQQPLGGKAQFGGQRFGEMEVWALEAYGAAYALQELLTIKSDDILGRVKVYEAIVKGENIQEPGIPESFKVLIKEMQSLCLNVEVLSADGSTVNLRDTDDEVFRAAEELGINISTRFESSSIDEI